One stretch of Patagioenas fasciata isolate bPatFas1 chromosome 9, bPatFas1.hap1, whole genome shotgun sequence DNA includes these proteins:
- the APOD gene encoding apolipoprotein D, translating into MLTTAVQLSVLLGLLGFGKGQMFHMGPCPDPPVQEDFDINKYLGKWYEIEKLPSSFEKGSCIQANYSLKENGKFKVINKEVISSGKINEVEGEMMHMDVKEPAKLGVRFNWFMPSAPYWVVSTDYENYSLVYSCTNILWLFHIDYAWILSRAPDMHPETVEQLKGILQSHKIDTEKMMPTDQLNCPPEM; encoded by the exons ATGCTGACCACGGCAGTGCAGCTCTCGGTCCTGCTCGGCCTCCTTGGCTTTGGGAAAGGCCAGATGTTTCACATGGGACCATGCCCAGATCCACCAGTCCAAGAAGACTTTGACATCAACAAG TATTTGGGGAAATGGTACGAGATAGAGAAGCTGCCCTCAAGTTTCGAGAAAGGAAGCTGCATCCAGGCGAATTACTCACTGAAGGAGAATGGGAAGTTCAAGGTGATCAACAAGGAAGTGAT TTCCAGTGGCAAAATAAACGAAGTCGAAGGAGAAATGATGCACATGGATGTAAAGGAGCCGGCCAAGCTGGGCGTCCGCTTTAACTGGT TCATGCCTTCTGCCCCTTACTGGGTTGTCTCCACCGACTATGAAAACTACTCACTGGTTTACTCCTGCACTAACATCCTCTGGCTTTTTCACATCGACTATGCCTGGATTCTATCAAGAGCTCCTGACATGCACCCAGAAACCGTGGAGCAGCTGAAGGGCATTCTCCAGTCCCACAAGATCGACACCGAGAAAATGATGCCCACGGATCAACTTAACTGCCCTCCCGAGATGTAA